The Acidobacteriota bacterium genome includes a region encoding these proteins:
- a CDS encoding DUF3467 domain-containing protein — MANPNNPNQPEIKLTQSEDYRESYANSVQIRVNVWDFFLVFGTLQQQTPNEVEVRNFQGVYLSPQQAKALHAILEQNVTNYEKTFGEIKLDPRMASAGIIN, encoded by the coding sequence ATGGCGAATCCCAACAATCCGAACCAGCCCGAGATCAAGCTGACCCAGAGTGAGGACTACCGCGAGAGCTACGCCAACAGCGTGCAGATCCGCGTGAACGTGTGGGACTTTTTCCTCGTCTTCGGCACGCTGCAACAGCAGACGCCGAACGAGGTCGAGGTCCGCAACTTCCAGGGTGTCTACTTGAGCCCGCAACAGGCGAAGGCGTTGCACGCGATCCTGGAGCAGAACGTCACCAACTACGAGAAGACGTTTGGCGAGATCAAGCTCGACCCGCGCATGGCCTCCGCTGGGATCATCAACTAG
- a CDS encoding glycosyltransferase, whose amino-acid sequence MQTTMTTPQAAPRWPLAPVLVFAVIFTALFALHAPLLRLPYFWDEAGYYIPAAHDLYLHGALIPQATISNAHPPLVMAWLALWWKLSAWTTSAFTPAVTRTAMLLCAGFALLGLFRLALVVSNAAVATATVACTALYSVFFMQSSLAHLDVAAAAFTLWALSYYCEDRRWMCALMFSLAALSKETAIIAPAALFAWEVLRAFLQSSLPFLKGHAGERRERAVSPASSQRRSISLGKAATLLVPVVPLALWFAYHYEQTGYIFGNPEFVRYNVTATLDPLRFLLAAIQRLWQVVGHMNLFVLTAATGVAMFLPPLHNRQRISLSHQLTFGVTTAAYVVALSLVGGAVLARYMLPVVPLVILVCVATLWRRVRGWQVAIAAVCATFVASWFIAPPYRIAPEDNLAYRDFILLHVQAEAMIEQRHLHSGARVLTAWPASDELTKPYLGYVKTPIPVVRINDFSLEQIQLAQHASVSAPYDVALLFSTKYAPARGLQNMFHWDWWERQQKRFFDDHQDLPPEFAAQLLGGEIVFQERRGGEWVAVVEIKRARDAGLR is encoded by the coding sequence ATGCAAACGACGATGACGACGCCGCAAGCCGCGCCGCGCTGGCCGCTCGCTCCGGTGCTCGTCTTCGCGGTCATATTCACCGCTCTATTTGCGCTGCACGCGCCGCTCCTGCGCCTGCCTTACTTCTGGGACGAAGCCGGCTACTACATCCCCGCAGCGCACGACCTCTACCTGCACGGCGCGCTCATCCCGCAAGCGACAATATCGAACGCGCATCCGCCCCTGGTGATGGCGTGGCTCGCGCTGTGGTGGAAGCTCTCCGCATGGACGACATCGGCTTTCACCCCGGCGGTCACCAGGACAGCCATGCTGCTGTGCGCTGGATTTGCGCTGCTCGGCCTCTTCCGGCTCGCGCTGGTCGTTTCGAATGCTGCCGTCGCAACGGCGACGGTCGCGTGCACCGCGCTCTACTCCGTCTTCTTCATGCAGAGCTCGCTCGCGCACCTGGACGTGGCCGCCGCCGCATTCACCCTTTGGGCGCTGAGCTATTACTGCGAAGACCGGCGCTGGATGTGCGCGCTGATGTTCTCGCTGGCGGCATTGAGTAAGGAGACGGCCATCATCGCGCCGGCGGCGTTGTTCGCATGGGAAGTGCTGCGCGCGTTTTTGCAGAGTTCGCTTCCCTTCTTGAAGGGTCATGCTGGGGAGCGTCGCGAGCGAGCGGTTTCTCCAGCGAGCTCGCAGCGACGAAGCATCTCGCTGGGCAAAGCTGCCACTCTGCTCGTGCCCGTAGTCCCCCTCGCGCTTTGGTTCGCCTACCACTACGAGCAGACGGGATACATCTTCGGCAATCCCGAGTTCGTGCGCTACAACGTCACCGCAACGCTCGACCCGCTGCGCTTCCTGCTCGCCGCGATCCAACGCCTGTGGCAGGTCGTGGGACACATGAACCTCTTCGTGCTGACGGCGGCGACGGGCGTGGCGATGTTTCTGCCGCCGCTGCACAATCGCCAGCGCATCTCGCTTTCACACCAGCTGACTTTCGGAGTAACGACCGCGGCGTATGTGGTGGCGCTGTCGCTGGTCGGCGGCGCCGTGCTGGCGCGCTACATGCTGCCGGTGGTCCCGCTGGTGATCCTGGTCTGCGTCGCGACGCTATGGCGGCGCGTGCGCGGCTGGCAGGTGGCGATCGCGGCCGTCTGCGCCACCTTCGTGGCGAGCTGGTTCATCGCGCCGCCCTATCGCATCGCACCCGAGGATAACCTCGCCTACCGCGATTTCATCCTGCTGCACGTGCAGGCGGAGGCCATGATCGAACAGCGCCATCTCCATTCTGGCGCGCGCGTGCTGACGGCGTGGCCGGCGAGCGACGAGCTGACCAAGCCGTATCTCGGCTACGTGAAGACACCGATCCCCGTGGTCCGCATCAACGACTTCTCGCTCGAACAGATCCAGCTCGCTCAACACGCTTCGGTGTCAGCGCCCTACGATGTCGCGCTGCTGTTCTCGACCAAGTACGCGCCGGCGCGCGGGTTACAGAACATGTTCCATTGGGACTGGTGGGAGCGCCAGCAGAAGCGCTTCTTCGACGACCACCAGGACCTGCCGCCCGAGTTCGCCGCGCAACTGCTGGGCGGCGAGATCGTCTTTCAGGAGCGTCGCGGCGGCGAGTGGGTGGCGGTGGTCGAGATCAAGCGCGCGCGGGACGCCGGGCTGCGTTGA